The nucleotide window ACTTCTCTCCATCTGAAACCCCCAATTTGCACCGGAACACGAAGCACTCGTGTCCCGATCAATGTGGCTGCAGCGCGTGCGTGCCTTAGCGTGGACACAAACGCGGCAGATCCATTGAAGGCTGTGGTGGCGGTTGGGAGCCAGGAGGTTATGGAGGCGGAGCAGAAGGTGATGGTGGGAACGTACAAAAGACCGCCTCTGGTGGTCTCCAGTGGCAAAGGTTGTAAACTGTACGATCCCGAAGGGCGAGAATATTTGGACTTGTATTCTGGGATTGCTGTCAATTCGCTTGGACATGGGGATCCTGATTGGATACGGGTTGTCACAGAGCAAGCCCATACTCTTACGCACGTCAGCAATGCCTTCTATTCCATCCCTCAGGTTAAATAAAAGATCGAATTTGTACTAATATTAAAAATCGAATTACACTGATAATCTGGCATGGAGTGTTTGGGTTATAGATTTTCAAAGTTATGTAGAACTTAGGCTAAATGTGTCAGAAATGCACTAGAAAAATTGGATGGAGTGACTTCTGCATCCTTTGTTTAGTGCATCTCTATGTATTTTTAGTGCTCTAATAATGGCTTTGTAGTGTTTGAGTAGTTTTTTTGTTGTAGTGCGTTTTTAAGGATTGAGTCTGAATTAGTCTGTTGATACTTTAAAAGAACTGCAATAATTTATAATGATATGGAATTTGTTGTGATTAGTTGTAGTATAATGATTTATAATGTTTAACATCAGCTCTTTTAACCATTATATGTGACGGGTTCACCTTTCCTTTTAGAATATAGAATATTAATCACTCAAGATGTAATATATGTCATACATTGTTGCGTGGAGAAAGCCCTAGTTGCACTTGATTTCTGTTTGATTGGTTCAATGACCGACCATGCATGTTGAGTTCTAAACCAAACATCTGTAATTTATGGGATATGATTGTGGAATATAGTATCAAATCTTTTCTTgtcaatataattttttttctctctaaaatatCATTTGCTTACTCAAACGGCAAATATTGTTACTTCAGGTGGAGCTAGCAAAGCCTCCGGTGGCTTGCTCATTTGCTGATCGTGTCTTTTTCTCCAACTCAGGAACAGAAGCAAATGAAGCTGCCATAAAATTTGCAAGAAAGTTTCAAAGATATTCTTTCCCTGATAAGAAAGAGCCTGCAACAGAATTCATTTCCTTCACCAACAGCTTCCACGGAAGGACAATGGGAGCTGTTGCTTTGACGAGTAAGGAGCATTACCGGTCACCATTTGAGCCTGTCATGCCTGGAGTTACTTTCTTGGAGTATGGAAATATTGATGCTGCGGGAAAACTAATTCAATCTGGAAAAATTGCTGCCGTCTTTGTCGAACCTATCCAGGGTGAAGGCGGCGTCCATAGCGCAACTAAAGAATTTTTGCAGTCGTTGCGTGGTGCATGTGATGATTCGGGGTCACTACTGGTCTTTGATGAGGTAGGAAGCCTAATCGCTATTTACATATGCTACTCAGCTTGTCCAAATAATTATTTAAGTTGGTGGTATGACTGTACAAGAAACTGGCTGTTATATGAAGCTAGCTAGTTATCAGTCTCAAAATAGGTACATAAACAATATATGTCAAAGAATACAAAAATCTCACGAAAattgataaaattaaatataacttATATTGAATGGTTCAACTTCTAATCACACAAGATACAAGTTACGTTGATAGAATATCTGTATAGATACTAGTGGGCCGTTGACTCGTCTCTCTAAAATCTTGACAATATGTATATGAAGCTAGTTTAATTCAAAATAAGAATCGTTTTGGACCCATATGGAAATAGCTTGGGCCTATGCCTGCCCGGAATGTAACAACATAGCATTGATCAATTTGCTAGCGTACAAAGAGCTTAGAGAACATATTCTGAAATTCTTGAGATAATCCTAAAATTTAGTTCTTTGGATGTTGGTCACTTTTTCAAATATCATTAATTACGTAGTCATTTTAGAAGGAACTAATAGTTTGTAAGCATATGAATTTGCTTAAACCAAGGTAGAAATATGAACTGTTAAGTGATTTTGTGCCACAGAATTGTTTGTTTATGTTCTCGAACTTAATTCTTATATTTGTAAAGCTCTAGGGGATTTTTAgttttgtgtatatatattattgtcAATGTGGCAAGCACCTTATACTTTTTTAATTCCTAGGTACAATGTAGCTTGGGGAGGACTGGTTATCTCTGGGCGCACGAAGCTTATGGTGTAGTCCCCGATATAATGACGCTGGCCAAACCTCTTGCAGGAGGGCTTCCCATTGGAGCTGCATTAGTCACCGAAAAGGTTGCTGCTTCAATAAAACATGGGGAACACGGAAGCACATTCGCTGGAGGGCCGCTTATTTGTGCTGCAGGCCTTGCCGTTTTGGACAAAATCTCAAAGCCTGAGTTTCTATTGAGCGTCTCAAACAAAGGTCAGTATTTCAAAGAACTGTTAACAAGGAAGCTGGGAGCAAATCCACATGTGAAAGAAGTACGTGGTTTTGGGCTCATTGTTGGGGTGGAGCTGGATGTATCTGCTTCGACGCTTGTGGATGCCTGTCGAAATTCTGGCCTGCTCATAATTACAGCGGGAAAAGGAAATGTTCTCAGGCTTGTGCCCCCATTGATTATCTCTAAGCCAGAATTGGAGCATGCGGCTGATGTTTTGCTTGAATGTTTGCCAGTCCTTGATGCCTCAGATTGAAGttaaatcaccatttagtttTGAGAAGTGATTTTCTCACTCTCTTTTTCTCCTCTACACTCTTCTCTTTCGTCCTAGCCTTTGATTTCAAtaaatcaaaggaaaatcaAGGGACAAAACCAAGTGGAGGAGTACAGAAGGAGAAATCGCAAGCGTATGTGAAAATCACTAATGTTTAGTTTTATGTCAGAAAGATAACCCGTTGATTTTTATTTGCTCCCTGTATATTTAGAGTACAGAATGTAGCCTAGATACACACCACTGGTTCGGAATCCCACATTGGCAGCTTCTAATCCATGTTAAATCATTCTAATTAGTCGTTGACACCAAAAAAATTATCTAATTAGCCAAACAATCAATCAATATTGTTAACGAAGTCTAAACATGAGTGACATCAACACTCCAACAAAACTGAATCCATATATACGCAGGATGGATCATAATCTGGCAGCAAGAGGATAAGAAGATCAGTCTAATTCGACGAGGACCATACATTCTCTTAAGCACCACTTGATAACTACAAGGACCAAATTAATCGTTTAGATGACATAATTGTCACCctctaaaaatatatatacatcacAAAATTCTTATCCACATACTTACTACTAATGTAAGGACAATACATGACAAATATAAACATTATCATAACTTCCTAACCTAGGAGAGATGCTACTGAGGCGAGGATGAGAAAAAATCTCACGTGGAGCTGGTCTTGTTAGGTGACAGTGTTGGGTGGTAAAAATACAGTTTATAAGATGGATGCACTCAAAGTTAATGAATACACGTTATCTTTTTACTAAACTATTTTGTTACTCATCACTGACATATTACAACTTACATGAACCTGCATAGGCACTAAACAATTTATCAAGAAAGCCTTGCTATGCTGCCGAGTTGCTATTTGCAGAGCTTTTTGTACCCTTCAACCAAAGACCTTAAGATATAGGGTAACACAAATGCAAGGTATATGTAAGAAGAATTGACATTAGTCTGGTCAGTTATAGCcgctgtttgtaccatacttgacaaaTCTTGAAACTACTGAataccgatcaacgttataccgtcaaggacctaaaAGAGtatccctccaaccaagaggtcaatcacagtgcgacacgtgtcgacatcagaagccaatcatagcgcgacacgtgtcaacatcagaagccaatcacaacacgacatgtgtcaatgtcagaacaaagctagaaactttcttctataaaagaagatcattctcccacaatatttcctaatgtcatttgtactaaatcattcactagtactcactaaaggagagcttaaacctatgtacttgtttaaacccttcacaattaatgagaactcctctgctccgtggacgtagccaatatgggtgaaccacgtacatcttgtgtttgcttccttgtccctatccatttacgtacttatccacactagtgaccggagcaacctagcgaaggtcacaaacttaacattttctgttgtaccaaagtcctcaccgattttgtgcatcaacatttggtgccatctgtgggaacgacacttattcccactctcttcagctttgttaagctggtttccaccattcgtacactttcttttgaccaggcatccatttccaacatggggagcgaaggatgccacaacacacagaatgacatctctcttgcacctggtgcga belongs to Malus sylvestris chromosome 17, drMalSylv7.2, whole genome shotgun sequence and includes:
- the LOC126611341 gene encoding acetylornithine aminotransferase, mitochondrial, which gives rise to MAMTSLHLKPPICTGTRSCKLYDPEGREYLDLYSGIAVNSLGHGDPDWIRVVTEQAHTLTHVSNAFYSIPQVELAKPPVACSFADRVFFSNSGTEANEAAIKFARKFQRYSFPDKKEPATEFISFTNSFHGRTMGAVALTSKEHYRSPFEPVMPGVTFLEYGNIDAAGKLIQSGKIAAVFVEPIQGEGGVHSATKEFLQSLRGACDDSGSLLVFDEVQCSLGRTGYLWAHEAYGVVPDIMTLAKPLAGGLPIGAALVTEKVAASIKHGEHGSTFAGGPLICAAGLAVLDKISKPEFLLSVSNKGQYFKELLTRKLGANPHVKEVRGFGLIVGVELDVSASTLVDACRNSGLLIITAGKGNVLRLVPPLIISKPELEHAADVLLECLPVLDASD